The Desmodus rotundus isolate HL8 chromosome 3, HLdesRot8A.1, whole genome shotgun sequence genome includes a region encoding these proteins:
- the SLC16A8 gene encoding monocarboxylate transporter 3, with protein sequence MGAGGPRRGAGPPDGGWGWAVLGACFVVTGFAYGFPKAVSVFFRALMRDFGAGYSDTAWVSSIMLAMLYGTGPVSSILVTRFGCRPVMLVGGLLASAGMVLASFATRLLELYLTAGVLTGLGLALNFQPSLIMLGLYFDRRRPLANGLAAAGSPVFLSALSPLGQQLLERFGWRGGFLLLGGLLLHCCACGAVMRPPPGPGPPPRTRSASHAPGEVEADADRRGLRLSEAPPGGKTRRRLLDVTVCTDRVFAVYAVTKFLMALGLFVPAILLVNYAKDAGVPDADAAFLLSIVGFVDIVARPACGALAGLARLRPQVAYLFSLALLANGITDLSSARARSYGALVAFCVAFGLSYGMVGALQFEVLMAAVGAQRFPSALGLVLLIEAVAVLIGPPSAGRLVDMLKNYEIIFYLAGSEVVLAGVFMAVATNCCLRRSRDSPPNPGSKGGASDSEDAEAEGDSEPLPTQEASGLEALEVLSLVAGPTDPEVEAEPEPGPAPQSA encoded by the exons ATGGGCGCTGGTGGCCCCCGGCGGGGCGCGGGACCCCCGGACggcggctggggctgggctgtgcTGGGCGCCTGCTTCGTGGTCACTGGTTTCGCCTACGGCTTCCCCAAGGCCGTGAGCGTCTTCTTCCGCGCGCTCATGCGCGACTTCGGGGCGGGCTACAGCGACACGGCTTGGGTGTCCTCCATCATGCTCGCCATGCTCTACGGCACCG GCCCGGTGTCCAGCATCCTCGTGACCCGCTTTGGCTGTCGCCCGGTGATGCTGGTGGGTGGGCTGTTGGCCTCGGCGGGCATGGTCCTGGCATCCTTCGCCACGCGCCTGCTGGAGCTGTACCTGACAGCTGGCGTGCTGACAG gcctgggcctggccctcaACTTCCAGCCGTCGCTCATCATGCTGGGGCTCTACTTCGATCGGCGGCGGCCTCTGGCCAACGGGCTGGCGGCGGCGGGCAGCCCCGTGTTCCTGTCGGCGCTCTCGCCGCTCGGCCAGCAGCTGCTCGAGCGCTTCGGCTGGCGCGGCGGCTTCCTGCTGCTTGGCGGCCTCCTGCTGCACTGCTGCGCTTGCGGCGCCGTCATGCGGCCGCCGCCGGGGCCCGGCCCTCCGCCCCGCACCCGCAGCGCGAGCCACGCTCCGGGGGAGGTGGAGGCGGACGCGGACCGCAGGGGGCTGAGACTGAGCGAGGCGCCCCCTGGCGGCAAGACTCGCCGACGCCTGCTGGACGTGACCGTGTGCACCGACCGCGTCTTCGCGGTGTATGCCGTCACCAAGTTCCTGATGGCGCTGGGGCTCTTTGTGCCCGCCATCCTGTTGGTGAACTACGCCAAGGACGCGGGCGTGCCAGACGCGGACGCCGCTTTCCTACTCTCCATCGTGGGCTTCGTAGACATCGTGGCGCGGCCAGCGTGCGGCGCTCTCGCCGGCCTGGCCCGTCTGCGACCGCAAGTCGCATACCTGTTCAGCCTCGCCCTGCTGGCCAACGGGATCACGGACCTGAGCAGCGCGCGCGCGCGCTCCTATGGCGCCCTTGTGGCCTTCTGCGTCGCATTCGGCCTCTCCTACGGCATGGTGGGCGCGCTGCAGTTCGAGGTGCTCATGGCGGCGGTGGGCGCCCAGCGCTTCCCCAGTGCGCTGGGCCTGGTGCTGCTCATCGAGGCTGTGGCCGTGCTCATCGGGCCGCCTTCTGCCG GCCGCCTGGTGGACATGCTGAAGAACTATGAGATCATCTTCTACCTGGCCGGCTCTGAGGTGGTCCTGGCTGGGGTCTTCATGGCTGTGGCCACCAACTGTTGCCTGCGCCGCTCTCGGGACTCCCCACCTAACCCAGGCAGCAAGGGTGGGGCCAGTGACTCTGAGGATGCTGAGGCCGAAGGGGACTctgagcccctgcccacccaggagGCCAGTGGCCTCGAGGCCCTGGAGGTGCTGAGCCTGGTAGCCGGGCCCACAGACCCTGAGGTGGAGGCGGAACCAGAGCCGGGGCCAGCACCCCAGTCTGCATAG